Proteins encoded together in one Oryzias latipes chromosome 11, ASM223467v1 window:
- the LOC101156989 gene encoding endothelin-2 has protein sequence MMESFTSRILTLFVFCWTLHAGCGLPLWDNPEKQDEPLHPAHIRTKRCSCNSWDDKECIYFCHLDIIWVNTPSKILPYGLGNPRRRRSVDRCKCLNPVDKNCQGFCQQSSRTDTLGLLTKPDHRNSNNLLASLRSVIKTNTEMAKDFLSPKKNSSGHRKLKNQTRS, from the exons ATGATGGAATCGTTCACAAGCAGGATACTGACCCTGTTCGTCTTCTGCTGGACTCTGCATGCTG gctgTGGACTTCCTTTATGGGATAATCCAGAGAAGCAGGATGAGCCTCTGCATCCCGCTCACATCAGGACCAAGCGCTGCTCCTGTAACAGCTGGGACGATAAAGAGTGCATCTACTTCTGCCATCTGGACATCATCTGGGTCAACACCCCAAG TAAAATCCTTCCTTACGGTTTGGGAAACCCCCGGCGCCGCCGATCAGTCGACAGATGCAAATGCCTAAATCCAGTCGATAAAAACTGTCAAGGCTTCTGCCAGCAAAG ctccagAACTGACACTCTGGGTCTACTGACAAAACCTGACCACAGAAACAGCAATAACTTGCTTGCATCCTTAAG atctgTGATTAAGACCAACACAGAGATGGCAAAAGACTTTCTGTCACCAAAGAAGAACTCTTCAGGACACAGAAAGCTGAAGAACCAAACTAGGAGTTAA